The Rana temporaria chromosome 4, aRanTem1.1, whole genome shotgun sequence genome contains a region encoding:
- the LOC120937174 gene encoding protein GVQW3-like, whose protein sequence is MSDGNLEQRINIKFCVKIGKSASETLALLQQAYGDHSIKKSNVFEWHKQFKEGQEGDHDDPSGQPKTQRTDTNVDRVRILVRSDRRLSVRMMAEELNMNRETVQQILTEDLGMRKISAKMVPRILTEGHKERRLQISSNLLKNAEVFANFFSVQFGLTLSHLIYLLGILDMAHI, encoded by the coding sequence ATGAGTGACGGTAATCTGGAGCAGCGGATTAACATCAAATTTTGCGTGAAGATTGGAAAAAGTGCGAGTGAAACTTTAGCTCTGTTACAACAGGCTTATGGTGACCATTCCATTAAGAAATCAAATGTTTTTGAATGGCATAAGCAGTTTAAAGAGGGGCAGGAAGGTGACCACGATGATCCAAGCGGGCAGCCAAAAACACAGAGGACAGATACAAATGTGGACAGAGTCCGAATTCTTGTACGCTCAGATCGAAGATTGAGTGTGCGAATGATGGCAGAAGAATTAAACATGAACAGGGAAACTGTGCAGCAGATTTTAACGGAGGATTTGGGAATGAGAAAGATTTCCGCAAAAATGGTGCCTCGAATCTTGACTGAAGGTCACAAAGAGCGTCGTCTTCAAATTTCATCCAATCTTTTAAAGAATGCAGAGGtgtttgccaattttttttcagtCCAGTTCGGACTTACATTATCACACCTTATATACCTCTTAGGTATTTTAGATATGGCCCATATCTAG